Genomic window (Nymphaea colorata isolate Beijing-Zhang1983 chromosome 1, ASM883128v2, whole genome shotgun sequence):
TAAGTACCTTCGGGCTTTGTTGGTACCTGTGAAGCATACAAAGACTCTTCATACGCAGGCATGAATATCATCTGTATATCATTCTTTTGATCATGGCTAATAAGTAGGAAGCATACTAGATGATAATATTGATCAAATTAGACATTCATGAAGCATGCTCAAGTTAGAAAGTTTACATAGAGTTATGTTACGCTCTGCTCTATGGCTGTTTTCTTGTACCCCTGTGTCCCAAGGGGACAGATTCAGAAACCATCTCTGGCCTAAGCATGTACAacgttaagttttttttattttaaacagtCTTTCAAAACTGTTTTGACTCTCAACAAGGGTCTGGCCAGAACTCGCACaggagcaatttttttttgaggaaagCCCTGAGaacgaaaataagaaaaagatggGATTACCTCCGTGTTGTCCTctgcgttttttttaaaaagcctGTGACAAATATCCTTTAAACCGACTCTCTAGTTCCCTCTGTCGCCGCGACAGAGCAAGATCAAAGGGGCAAACTGTTGCCCACGCCGGGAGGGAGAGATCGTCCTCTTCCCGTGAGCACCAACGCGAGGGTTCCTCTCCACCAACGCGAGggccaaacaatattttatgaaatttttatatacgacacattaaaattttcacagATACCATTGTCAGGGGTTCAAACATATATGCATTTAATGCTAACATCCAACCCATGCTTGCATTCATATACAAATCCAACTCCATTAATTTGCATACATCCATTACAATCACATTTATTTAGTTATACTTGTATGTGGACACAGATAACCTTGTGAACAATAGAAGAATATCTACTCCACACTGAAGTCGCAAACAAAGAGAATTCAACTTCTAGAATCCAAATCGTAAGGAGAACATGGTGTGAGAGGAATGTAGGTATTATACTTCTCTCCATGATGCTGAATGCCGCTGCTAATTACAGATAGCCTCCCTCCATATAGATTCAAGCTCGTATAAACTTAACCACTCTCAAAAATATGATTATCAAATTTGGATGAGTACAACATTAGGATGGATCAAATGTGCATGCACGGTTAATGCACTTGACCACCTTTCCCTTTTGAATGTCATTTGGCTTGCTCATAATGGTGGATCCATAtctaaaaccaacaaaacattGTAATTCTTTTACTCTTTCTTtcggtttccttttttcatgcTCCAAGCCGTTCTCAAAACATCATACAAAGGATTTTACAATCTTCTTTTGGACAACCCTCACTGTCCCTCGGTGGAGAAGCATTGTGATGGACAATATCCTGGTTGCCATGCATCTCACCCTTTTTTTCAGTTAAtctcaaacttttcttttcaaggccaatttttcttttcctcgcaCCACTTAAGGGGTGCATAAGTGCTTTAATTGAAGAAGTCTACCAAACTTAAAGAACTTATATGTCATATTTACCTCTCAAAAATTGCAACAAGAGAACTTCATCCTTGAgaaaattgaattaaaattcttTTGGTACTGAAAGTGTTGTGAGAGGACCCAGTCTCCATGCCAGATGATGCATTCCACAAACTCCCCCTTCGAAAGAGATTGATAATCTCCAATGTTCATTTTTTGGAGTAGACTATTACTAATATTAATACGATTCCTGTACTTTTGGCTAAACTCCACCGATTTGCATTTAACAGATAAAATGGTTGCACGAGCAAAAGCGATAACAACGATGCAACCTGTTTCAAGAAGAGATTTGACAAATCACCTAGCTTTTATATATCAGTAAAGTCAATACGTTATTGCCATCACCCACGGTCTTCCTCTATTAGAGAAGTTAGcttcaagaggagaagaaaataaaaaaaaatacaagttgGAATTTGTGGTAAACGCGTTCCGAATTACATCCTTTAAGTTCAACTTGAAGTTCCTACGTTTAACTCTTAGCAATCAAGCCATGCGCTTTTCTAAAAGGTTTTGCTCTCCCGGCAATTCAGGCATAAAAGGGTCACCTCAGGCTGGGTGCTTCACTACCACCCACCGAAAAAGTGAACGGCCAATAACGATCCTTTACATGCActgaaaataaaggaaaagaccGAACCCTTATTACGTGGGTCACTAAAAACCGTGACAAATGATGGAGGTGATACAGACAGATGAAGGCCGGGATTTTCATTTTACACAGCTGCTGCAGGCCACAAACTGGAaagtggaaaaggaaaaaagtaaatCCATCGGATCGGTGCCCCATCTAGCACACAACCTACCTACTTTAAACACACTCCCATAGTGCCAAAAGATACGTGGATATCTCGTCAGAGTGGTGCGAGATCACCATACTTTGCTTTCAACCAACTATTTCCCCTCCCCCTCTCtgcatctctctttttctctacttcttcttcaaccttttcctttccttttgcaCAGAATTTGACATTCAGGAGCTCGGATGCGACTTCTGCCGACTGCCGCACGTACAGCTTGAACGACTTTCGGCAAGtgcctaaaagaaaaaaaaaaaaaaacgaaagggaGTTAGATGATGAAGCAGTCGACTAAAGTGTCGATCAAATGTGAAGAGTTCTCTGCCATTAAATTTCTAGCAGCGCCCGAGACCAGGAGCCTTGGCCTGACATGCACGGCTGGTGTGATGTCAGGGAAAGCATCCGGTGATTCTCAATCGGACGATCCAAACGGAGGTGCAGAAACAGCAGGCTGAGCGCCCGCTCACAATCATTCTGGTTAGTCCACTGTTTGTCACGTACCTGGACCTTCTTCTGCAGGTCTTTGATGTAGTCCACTGCCAACTCCAACATGTCCGCGGTGTTCGTTTGCTGTCCAATAGACCAACACTTCCATCAGCAACATCCCACTTAAAAGGACCTTACAGGCTATTTGGCTCTATAGTTGGGCGATATGGATGGTATAATGATCTAACACCCCCGGTTAGTGAAAAGGGAGAGAGGCGACTACAGgaacccaaaaacaaaaatatctgTCTAGGATCGATTATGGTATCATAGTGGAGCTGATATGAGTGGAAGCCAGAAATTTAAGGGCACCAATATATCTAAATAATTAAATAGTTGAGAAtgctaatatgtaaataaaggaAATTTGTGAGACAGACCTGATTTAGTCCCAactaagggcctgtttggtaggagggaaagggagggaaaggaaagggaagggaaatgaataaaatggaatggaatggaaaggaaagagttgattaaaaaacttgtttggatacaaaagaaaggaaaggaaaggaaaagttaatactttacaataatacccctaacagtcaaaatgtttaaaaaattaagtactTGAAGGAAGGGGCattgtgggcagtcaacacttttgctcctctcttcctttcctttcctttcccatCCATCTGATTTGGGAGAGATTGCATTTACACTACACAatcctttcatttccctcccttcccttttcttccccctcccaaccaaacacactttagccctttccctccctttccctcttttttaGTTAGctaaccaaacaaaggagggattgctcaatccctccctttcctttcctttccctccaatcAAACAGGCCCTAAGTTATATGACAGATTAACGATCAAGCCCACTAGCGGAGACAAAGGGGGCCGCTGGGGCCACAGCCTTTCGGacttttagaaaataaaaaatttaatttcacctatgtaaaaattttgaaaattttaaaaatttttgaaactataaatTTCCTAACCCTACCCACGGGCCTGGTCATTGACAGCATTAGATTATATTCGCATAATCTTACCTTATCCATGTTGGGCACGAGCTCTTGAAGCTTTCTCATCCGTTCACTTATTCGCGATCTTCTTACCTGCACAGAGACAATTAGATAACAAAGTAGACTTAGTCATGCGCCTTGTTGTCCGTACCCGGAAAGCGATTTTGTAGACCCGGTATGAAGAAATAAAGCGGGAGAAGCCATGAGTCATTGGTAGTACAGTGTGCAAGTCCAGTGGGCCTAAACTAAATGACCCCATCTCAGAGTAAGAATGCTGCGGTTCAATGGCGGAGCTATAGAAAATTTGGTATAAAGGGGAAACTCGGCCACCCGTGtgtataaaaaacaatttttttttttttgagggacTGGTGTGTATAATTGCCTACACCTGCCCATGTGTGGCCCGGCACCGCTGCCGTTGGGCGTCTCCTGATGGAGCTGCTACACAGGTGAAACCAATGAGTTTGGTCTAGATTGTGGACGACTGTAAAATTTGACCtatcattttttgaatcaagTGTGAACTCAAAGCATCATAAATTTTCAATCTATCCTCGCTGTTTGGGGTCCTGAGTCATCCTTTCTGCAACCTCTTTTGTTGTTACTTTTGTAAGAACCCAAAGGCTTGGACTTTTCTCGGCCGTTTCTGTTGTAGGATAAAAACGTGAGAAGAAAATAGCAATAACATACTCGCTCGGCTATGCTTCGAGGGTGCGTGGCGCAGCCGCGCTTGGCCCGGACTTTGCAGGGGACGGAGTCATGTATCTGCAGAAGCTTCTCCACGGCCGCCATCTCCGAGGACGTCTTGGGCAGGCTGAACTGATGAGCCAAGCCATGCCCGCGGTGCACGAATGGGTCTCCGTTCTGCAAAAACAAGAAACTTCACATATTCCTTCATAGAAACAATCACCCCTGATCATTGCAGTGGAAATATCAGCAATTGCAAGCACATTTTAATTTACCCCTAAGTCACAATGTTTAGCGtactgtcacaaaaaatgtgtttttttaaatacattttattgAGAAAAGACATATATAATACGATAAAACACAATCAGCTATAAAATATCCGTTCCACAATCAAATATGGTTTCACAATTATCTATAGAATATTTCGTTTTATtctcatctttttttaaaaaaatgtcagaaaataaaaaaacacatataaaacgcgtattatacctatttttttacatttttcatattatttataaacttttattttttttataatttttaagatttattaaatattttaaattttttaaaaatttactaagatttttttattttattttcaatatatgtaactttaccatattatatccattttttttcatatacttatacaatttttttatgaaaatggacTTTAGCGTCATTTTTCGATCGAGGAACTTTTGGTGATCAAGGCTACCGGTGGTCCACGCTAAAACTGGCTTTTGTTTACATCGCCAGCTGAGCCACCTTGAATGAAAGGGCATCTAGGCACACCTGTCTAGGTCTTGGACCTGCTTGGCCCAGCGCAATAAAGGCTCGGGTTCCGCAGGGCCACAGCTCagactaataaaaaaatatatgaaaaataatgtcatataatacaacataaaaatataattagttgtaataaaatatttatctttaaataaaatatcaatTCAAATAAATTATCTGACCGTCGCCAACCCAACTTGGCACTATGCCCAAATGTACGGATCATGCCAGGGCTCGAGTCTGGCTGGGTGTCAGGAACTGGTGCCCATCCTCACACCAGGAGTATGGTATGACCCAACTCACCCTGGTGTCTTTGAAGAGAGCCTCAGTTTCCATCCTGCATATTAGAAATCGACTAAGCCGCAGACATCGAATCAAATTTAGAAGTCCCTCGTCATTTAAATTCGCCTTTCTTTATTAAGAGGCGGGTGGACCTTCTCACCAGAAAATGACGAAACCATGACGGCTCCGTGTCATCAAGGCCCCTTCCATGGTTCGACCCCACGCCTTAAAAGGAACAAGACAAGAACGAAAAGCGACGGGGAAGGCCGCCACCTTCTCGTCCCTTTCAGCACTAAATTTATCCTCCCGGAAAGACGACAAAAGGAAAAGTCtggcaataaaaaaagaagaaagaaatgaatgggggtGTCAAGTGGGGGTTGATGTGGAAGAAGCCCCGGTGACGGGAATGGTTAAGAACACTGGAACTCGGCGAGTACTGCTCAACAAACTTCCTCTCCAAACTTGGAATCCAGTATAAGTGGTCCACGTACTTACGAGATGCACGTGAGCCGCAATACGACCCCAGGGCTGGGATGGTGGTGCATTTATGGCTTCTGAAttccagaaaaagaaaaggcttgACAAGGGCGCAGTGGCCAACACCTTTGTTGGCCTTTGCGGttccaaaaagcaaaagaaacaacGAAGAAAGAAGAACGCCTGCCCTGAAACCATGAGAACCGAAGGTCCGTCCGTCGACGTGGCCATAATGCGACAAAGAAAATTGCAGTTGAAAGGGAACTGTTAAGCAAGGGGAAAGACTCAATAATGCTGCCGATTCCCGCTTCCAAACCCTTATTCGGACGCTATTCAGTGTTCAGTTCTCGCAAGTCTACCCAGGTTGAGCATCAACCAAGAGAAAATAGTTAGTCGTTTGGGCAGAACAGTTCCCTGGTGGTGGCCTTACAGACCCGTTGTGTAGACCCGTTGTGTTGTGGTGGCCTTACAGACCGGTTCCGGTACCCAAACCGAACCCGCCAAGAGTCAGACCACTGAGCCCccattaaaacataaaaatgggCACATGAGGCCCGCAATACGTGGTGGAACTCCACCATGTTCCTGTGCCTTGGATCATGGTCCGTACTTGGTTCAAGTACCCTAAATGGTCACGTGGCATGTCTTATACGACAAACTTTATTCGGAAATCATATAATGAGCTGCATtaaatttcatcatttaattTACTTTTCAGTTAAAAGAGCAAAAGACAAACTAATGAGACACCCCTTACCGAGTAACTTTAGTCTTTCACAAACGAGCATAGTATAACTGGTGGGGCAGTTGCATcacatgtttaatttttaaacgtGCTCTAAACTATAAACGGAACACTATAGTTGGTTGGTAGGTCCTAACCACATGTACATAAATTTTGAGACAGAGTACTCTAGTTGAGTGATGTACCACACCTCTATTAAAGTCGTACGTAACCCAATAAGAGTTTCCAGGTGGTGAGGTGCCTCTATGTGAAAATTACTTGTAAACGCTTTTCCCTCGCTATACCAATGAGAAAAGCGGTacagttgaagaagaaaatttcaatCACGCAAAATAGAAGTGCGTAACGAGAAATTGGTACTAACCTGAGGGCGGGAGATGTTAAAACCCGGGGGCATCACCTTGCAGTCCAGATCCCTCCTCTGCACAGCTGAGACGTTTTCCGACACGATTTGCGAGTCGTCCCACGAGACGCCGGGAAAGCCAGGAGTGTAGCCGCACCGACCGGAGCTTCTCCCGTTCGCCAAGCCACCCTCCTCCAAGTTTTCAGGTATCTGGGGCAGGCGGCACGTCGACGACGCCTGGCTTGGAAAGCTCAGTTGCGTTCTCAACCGGCTCCCGGCTGCCGGCTCGCAGTTAATGTTTCTCATCAACGAGAATCCTGCCGGTGAGACCACGAAAACGGAAAATTGTGAATCCTATAACCCCATTGCTTTTCGCTTTATTTCTATTCTTTCACGTCCCTGAACAACAATTATTAAGCATCTTTGTAACATGAAACCGTTGGTTTTGATTGGTGGTCGGTTATTAACATATTCTATCGTTATTGGCACCATGACTCGTTAATTAGGTGATGCGTCACTTTTGTTGCATCTATAGATGCTAATGGAGTACCATCCGCAGTACAACTGGTAATATCTTTTTCGAAGCTCATGGGAAAGTGGGTATTAAAAAACGAATCATTCTAGACAAAGAAGGAACAAGGACGACGCCATAATTGACAAGACTAACGCTCTGCAACAATCTTCAGGGTGGTTTAGTTCAACGGCTTTCGGTCATCAGCCACTGGCCAGAGTCATCGATCTCGAGGGGGGATCAAGTGGGAAGACTAAGCCTATTCCTAGCTTCGACTTCACTGACCACTGCGCTAAAGAACTTGCTCGGAAAAACCCAAAAGAATGAACGCAAAGTCAAGGAAAGGGATAAAAGGGAGGACGGGAAGGAAGAGCTTGCCGTTATCGACCGTCAGGTGGGAGAACAATCCGGCCGGCGAGCTGCTGTGCCTGACGAGCCCTCCGATAGCGTGGGTTGTCCCGGCGGCAGCGTCCATGCCGACCCCTCCCTCGCCCGCCGTCATTGTCCCGTACATCATCGATGAGGATGTTGCCGCGAATTGGCCACCTCTCTGCGGGTTCTGGGTCggttcttccttctcctctcccGTCGTCCGGAAGTGACCCCTGGTCTCCGACGTGAGACATGAAGAGTTGCCGGAGAGGAATCTGGCCAAAGCTTTCTCTGTTGTTGCAGCTTCGTCTCCGTCGGCTTCATCGGCGAGGTGACCGGCCAGGAGCATGCCAGGAGCGGAACGGTAGCGCATGAGGCTGGCCGCTGCGCCTGGTTCGGCGAAATCCATCGACGAAGACCGTGAATTCTCGACGGCCTGTTTGCTCGGAAAGTAATAGCACGCCTCTTCTTCCTCGCTTAGCTGGAAATCAGGAGGCTATAAGAAACTAAATGGGCTCCCTTTTGgctcttttccctctttttcttccctttttccccTCCTGAAAAAGAAATCTTCTTTTCACACTAAAGGAACATCTGAAACCCTAAAAGAATCACGGAATTTCCACCTTTCTCTAACTGCATCTTCCAACCGAAGTCCAAATCACTTTCCGgcctcttcttttccttgttttcttttccttctttaatgAGATTGTTCGACCGGCTCCACTGTGACGGGCGGGGAAGACTGCCTCGAGCAAGATAAACACcgaaagaaaggagaagagaaggccgtgttttctccttttcttccttttcctaactttcttcctttctcttttgccTTGGTCGATGGAGATGAGCAGTTGCAGATTTCAAAACCTTAAACCTTAATCGATGATGACGGAAGAATTATCaaatctcactttctctctttctttctgatCTCTACTTGTTTCCAGGAACGCGCTCCAGCAATCAAAGAAAGTCccaaaagcagaaaaaggagGAACTTCTACCGGAAACTGTCCCTAATTCAATCATCACTCGTTTCCCTTTGTATTATCTCTCTTTCCCGTTCTTCTTTCCCGCTTCCTATACGAACCTATTACAGTATAGACCTTTACCAAAAGTCTTCAGAAAATCGGGATTTGAGAGGCTTCGGCCTTTCAGTAAAAAGAGAAATGTTTGACCAGCAAGCAATCAGCGAGTAAAGAAAGCACCAGAAATTCAACACCACCTAGAAGCGAGAGGGAAGAGGATCGGATGTAGGAACCGAAACAACACGAAGGGCCTTTCCCGGGGATCGAACAATCACCGGCCGATTCCTTCCCGATATCCGGCCAAGCCCCAATAACGCAATCGGAGGAGGAACAACTGGCGCAGGAATATGCTCAGAGCACGGAAACCCGAAGAGGAAGACCCTGCAGTTTACGGCTTCCTGTTTACTCCTCCCAAATCCAGAAAGAAGCAACAAAGAAGGCGTAGGAGAGATGGCTTTAGATCTTCACTTCGCTTCTTCCTGCTACAGTACCCATGATTTCCTCCCATACATTTTTATCACATAAATAAAACAGACAGTCAGacaggaagaaagagaaggagagagagagaataccgAAGAGGAGGAGGGAAGAGACGCCAAATTCTACGTGAAGCTTTGCCATTATTTATAAAAGTTATTGGCTGTCAAAGTGGGAGAGAGGGCCAGAGGCCAATGAGAACTCGCGCAGGCcgagtttctttattttttcacatgggtttccttctttttccgTGTCGAGTTCCGAATCCCACTAACGTGGTAATTAATTAATTCTTTAGGATGCTTTTATGTGTGTTTTCTTTAGGATACTGTCACGTGTTTCGAACTGGAGACAAGAAAAGGGGGGTGAAGCTGGATGTGAACGGTTCGAATCCATCTCCAATCCGATGGTCTAAGttaatcttcaattttttctttttttttttttaatttacaaccCAAATTTTTATGCCATCTGCATCTCGAATTGGGTGAGGTCTTCTTtatatagggatgtcaatgaatcggAATTATCCTTAACTGCATCTGCATCTGTTtgttcaaatattcatatcttTTGATTCCAATATGAACAAAAACATGTCACCTTCTAATCTTAAacccaaaatctgattttacaattcaaatttgatctttAAATTCATATCAGAATACAAACGTCGAATATGGCTTACTTTCAAAATGTACgagcattgaatataagatatttttaaaactaaatccgatccAAAATTAAAttctgatcggatgtcattcttaatcagatatatatttgtttttcatatccgattctTGCGGAACCATTCGCGTggaaatctgatctaaatcagatatattgatatcTCTACCTTTATCGGGTCCCAATTTGATACcaaacttaaatttgaattttgttgcGGAAAAGAATAATGGATTCAAGTCAAATTAGTAATTGGATTCATGTTGCTTTACTGGATCTACTTAAATAGATATGAACATGGAGGGATAATGGAATGCAATCAATCTGTTTACATCCCCGTGATAATTTTACTAGGCTCAGCTTTGGGTAGAAAATGGTCCATCTCCCATTAGAGGTTTCAGTAAGTGTTGTATTCATGTTCGTAAGTCGGGGTTGGAGGTTGGTGTGGGCCAAGTATGGACAATAATTGCATAGAGAAACTCGaaaaaaacttcttattttatgttgatatttgtgagcaatttttttctcttacataTTGGtgattcttaaaattttaaaattttatactcAGTACCTCTtaagtagaattttttttttttttttttgtggttccGCCCAGTCCAAGGCTGacaagaaaatattgcattaCAGGAATAAACAATTCAGATTCCTTGGATCTGAACATATAGGTATTAGATTCTCATAGTTTTGGAACATATGGGTATTAGATTCTCATAGTTTGGACCTTTTTAGAAGTCTCGCAATCATAAGAAAAATTGTAGACGTGTGCTACTTTAGAGATTGTAGATCCAAAGATTGAAGACCACTCttgtacatgtgcatgaagaAGAGTGTGACCCACAAAAGTTTCCGAAGGCTTCCCTCTACCACAGTCGAGCAGTGGCAGACAAGGGATGATAGTTCTTGAGCACTTGTACAGTAAAGTTGGTATATTCCCTGCCCATCGCATGCATCTGCAATTCTTTTTCCCTTGAAATTGAAAAGCCTTACCTCCACAATTCATTCATCCActcacaatcttctctcttggtTTGCCAATCAAATTCATCACTGCAAGACATAGCTTTCCAATTTATAGTTCAATGTACTGCAACCGTCTTATGTGGACCTAGATCATtggcggagctaggattttttttattagaaatgGCTAATTGAAATGTATAGCTAGGTAACATTTCGAAATTCTTTGACAAGCATCcattacatttttcaaaatctttacaAGACCTTTGGAGGACACCTCTAAAACACTATTTGTTGCATGATTAGATGGCGCTGGAAGCAATGTTTTACAAAACCCGGTTTCCATAAAATGATGTATGTTTTCTTTAGCTTATGAAAAACCATAAACCCTATTAAGGATAACTTCTAGCTAGCTAGAAGATTCAAATCACATGACCGTGCCGTGAGTAAAAAGGAAGACATGCACGGTAAGAAAATCGACACCAAGATAGGAATGGAAGATAACACAAGCATCAAGGAAATCTGTACAACCTATAAAGATAAAACCCAAGATAAACGTAGAAAGGATTTGTTACCTTGCATTGAGGAAAACGTCACTTGTGAGATatctttaaatataaaactaGTGGGAACATCtatttgattaaaaaacaaagataGAGAGACTGAATCGGGGAAGCAGACTTaagtcgaaccacgttaaat
Coding sequences:
- the LOC116266572 gene encoding transcription factor bHLH130-like; translated protein: MDFAEPGAAASLMRYRSAPGMLLAGHLADEADGDEAATTEKALARFLSGNSSCLTSETRGHFRTTGEEKEEPTQNPQRGGQFAATSSSMMYGTMTAGEGGVGMDAAAGTTHAIGGLVRHSSSPAGLFSHLTVDNGFSLMRNINCEPAAGSRLRTQLSFPSQASSTCRLPQIPENLEEGGLANGRSSGRCGYTPGFPGVSWDDSQIVSENVSAVQRRDLDCKVMPPGFNISRPQNGDPFVHRGHGLAHQFSLPKTSSEMAAVEKLLQIHDSVPCKVRAKRGCATHPRSIAERVRRSRISERMRKLQELVPNMDKQTNTADMLELAVDYIKDLQKKVQALAESRSSCTCGSRQKSHPSS